A stretch of the bacterium SCSIO 12827 genome encodes the following:
- a CDS encoding HAMP domain-containing protein, with amino-acid sequence MTKLIDFKKLSTKFFGATVLLFAIAGIVIVVMSTRSLDRLSAIIGEVDTLLSRESAALQSAHAERLKAEQARDRAVITAENAKELAARQQQIAVREAELQGYYQGALRIVASQLESILSPMSKSDREFFILDGSVFLTVLEGANSIGFYPISDLDGLADLADTEGFAPARVKTFEKVISDNLGVETPFLAIDREAGLIRIAALIGPTAERFGLIEVILQDRLTPMKTEARELATSYAAKLSEQSAEQDRQFQARLAELEALRKAGEEERARQEARTAEEERSARRLLITAVVLSSLFGAVAISVLVVRLITRPLGRNVAIMSRLAGNDTDVEVSDAHRTDEIGEMAQAVQVFKDSLIAAEQQAEERRAERAAREARVQKIEAMAKEFDAQVSGSLDNVSTATRDMRATSEQMSGVAQQTADQTKLVTQASETAAESVQTVATAADELSKSITEIAEQAATSSQVSEAAAGQARMTDERVRRLNDAALKIGEVIRLITDIAEQTNLLALNATIEAARAGEAGKGFAVVASEVKNLANQTAKATEEIAAQVANIQTETGDTVRAIAKISESVDRMCEIAAGISAAVEQQSAATQEIARNTDEATTGTRRASDSTAQVAKAAAETEQSAAEVLKSVDTLDREGDRLRRYVTDFLDQVRAA; translated from the coding sequence ATGACCAAATTGATCGACTTCAAGAAATTGAGTACGAAGTTCTTTGGGGCGACCGTGCTTCTGTTCGCCATCGCGGGGATCGTGATCGTCGTCATGAGCACGCGCAGCCTTGACCGGCTGAGCGCGATCATTGGCGAGGTCGATACGCTTCTGAGCCGCGAAAGTGCCGCCCTGCAATCTGCCCATGCTGAGCGGTTGAAGGCGGAACAGGCCCGCGACCGAGCGGTGATAACCGCCGAGAACGCGAAAGAATTGGCCGCACGCCAGCAGCAGATCGCCGTCCGCGAAGCGGAACTACAGGGCTATTATCAGGGGGCTTTGCGCATCGTCGCGTCGCAGTTGGAATCCATCCTGTCCCCCATGAGCAAATCCGATCGGGAATTCTTTATTCTCGACGGATCGGTGTTCCTTACAGTGCTTGAGGGCGCCAATTCGATCGGGTTCTATCCGATCAGCGATCTCGACGGCCTGGCCGACCTTGCCGACACGGAAGGGTTCGCGCCCGCGCGGGTCAAGACGTTCGAAAAGGTGATCAGCGACAATCTGGGCGTTGAAACCCCCTTTCTGGCCATCGACCGGGAGGCCGGCCTGATTCGCATCGCAGCCCTCATCGGTCCGACGGCGGAGCGCTTCGGCTTGATCGAAGTCATTCTTCAGGACCGCCTGACCCCCATGAAGACAGAGGCCCGCGAACTGGCTACGTCCTATGCGGCTAAGCTGTCGGAGCAATCGGCGGAACAGGACCGGCAGTTCCAAGCCCGGCTGGCGGAATTGGAAGCGCTGCGCAAGGCCGGTGAGGAAGAGCGTGCCCGGCAGGAGGCCCGGACCGCCGAAGAGGAACGCTCGGCCCGGCGCCTGTTGATCACGGCGGTGGTTCTGTCGTCCCTGTTCGGCGCGGTCGCCATCAGCGTGCTGGTCGTCAGGCTGATCACCCGGCCGCTTGGACGAAACGTCGCGATCATGTCGCGTCTGGCCGGCAATGACACGGATGTAGAGGTATCCGACGCCCACCGTACGGACGAAATCGGCGAAATGGCACAGGCGGTTCAGGTCTTCAAGGACAGTCTGATCGCGGCCGAACAACAGGCGGAGGAGCGGCGGGCCGAACGCGCGGCCCGCGAGGCCCGAGTCCAGAAGATCGAGGCCATGGCTAAGGAATTCGACGCCCAGGTGTCAGGGTCTCTCGACAACGTCAGTACCGCAACACGGGACATGCGGGCAACATCGGAGCAGATGTCTGGGGTCGCCCAGCAGACTGCTGATCAGACTAAATTGGTCACCCAGGCGTCGGAAACGGCGGCGGAAAGTGTGCAGACCGTGGCCACGGCGGCGGACGAGTTGAGCAAATCGATCACCGAGATCGCCGAACAGGCGGCGACATCAAGTCAGGTATCCGAAGCGGCCGCCGGTCAGGCGCGCATGACGGACGAGAGGGTCCGGCGTCTGAACGATGCGGCGCTGAAGATTGGTGAGGTCATTCGCCTGATCACCGACATCGCCGAGCAGACCAACCTTTTGGCCCTCAACGCGACCATCGAGGCGGCGCGTGCCGGAGAGGCTGGCAAGGGCTTCGCCGTGGTGGCGTCCGAGGTCAAGAACCTGGCCAATCAGACAGCCAAGGCGACCGAGGAAATCGCAGCCCAAGTCGCCAACATTCAAACGGAAACCGGCGACACGGTCCGCGCGATTGCGAAAATTTCAGAAAGTGTCGACCGAATGTGCGAAATCGCCGCCGGTATTTCCGCTGCGGTCGAGCAGCAGTCGGCGGCAACCCAGGAAATCGCCCGCAACACGGACGAGGCGACCACCGGTACCCGCCGCGCCAGCGACAGTACGGCCCAGGTCGCCAAGGCGGCGGCCGAAACGGAACAATCAGCCGCCGAAGTGTTGAAATCCGTCGATACCCTCGACCGGGAAGGGGACCGCCTGCGCCGTTATGTTACCGACTTCCTGGATCAGGTGCGCGCTGCCTGA
- a CDS encoding SpoIIE family protein phosphatase, with protein MSNAPALNIRDAAAEDARRFQANLELLAEMSQDFAASRDLDAALLKAVGHITDSVNAEGGALFLLDEKGENLRCHACVGATEITGLVIAADKGIVGRSVQNNLGEIVRDVSKDPNFFGGVDEKTGYTTKSILCAPLTVKGERIGAIELINKRGGDGLFSPDDLHFLEALAASAALAILNARQADALLEQERIKRELELAREIQSSLLPRQPGDDAPIGGVNQPAREVSGDFFDHFPLEDGRICFCLGDVSGKGVNAALLMAKTASLYRCLGKAILSPGRLLALVNREICETAARGMFVTMVGGIYDPRTGVVTLSNAGHEPALLLTPEGDFQAFEAEGPPLGILADPPTKDGYPETAVDLKGGSLWVFTDGVTEGYVDDAGTELGVDGVKRILLETRGQTLRARLDAVVGVIQPGDGGMRDDVTLLGVSDTAAERPAALAAAERVAGGSESIMSMRLPARADRLRVIRQAVRAALDFLTCEDEMTEQVILAVDEACQNVVRHAYGGRADGEIAIELRREGDDFVVELQDFAAPVDTDQVKGRDLDDIKPGGLGVHLIREIMDDVQFVTPPAGVGNLLQLRKRLQTKAGAS; from the coding sequence ATGTCTAATGCTCCCGCCCTGAACATCCGCGATGCCGCCGCGGAGGATGCCCGCCGGTTCCAGGCCAACCTGGAGCTGCTGGCCGAGATGTCGCAGGATTTCGCTGCCTCGCGTGATCTGGATGCGGCCTTGCTCAAGGCTGTCGGGCATATCACGGATTCGGTCAATGCGGAGGGCGGGGCTCTGTTCCTGCTCGACGAGAAGGGAGAAAACCTGCGCTGCCATGCCTGCGTCGGGGCGACGGAAATCACAGGCCTGGTAATCGCCGCCGACAAGGGCATCGTCGGGCGTTCCGTGCAGAACAACCTGGGCGAGATCGTCCGCGACGTGTCGAAGGACCCGAATTTCTTCGGCGGCGTCGACGAAAAGACCGGCTATACGACCAAATCCATCCTCTGCGCGCCGCTGACGGTAAAGGGCGAACGGATCGGCGCCATTGAGCTGATCAACAAGCGCGGCGGCGATGGGCTGTTCAGCCCCGACGACCTGCATTTTCTCGAAGCCTTGGCCGCATCGGCGGCGTTGGCCATTCTCAATGCCCGCCAGGCGGACGCGCTGCTGGAACAGGAGCGCATCAAGCGCGAACTGGAACTGGCCCGCGAAATTCAAAGCTCTCTGCTGCCCCGGCAGCCCGGCGATGACGCGCCCATCGGTGGCGTCAATCAGCCCGCGCGCGAGGTTTCCGGTGACTTTTTCGACCACTTCCCGCTTGAAGACGGGCGCATCTGTTTTTGCCTGGGCGACGTCTCGGGCAAGGGTGTGAACGCGGCCCTGCTGATGGCCAAGACCGCCAGCCTCTATCGCTGTCTGGGCAAGGCCATCTTGTCGCCGGGCCGTCTGCTGGCCCTGGTCAACCGCGAGATTTGTGAAACCGCGGCGCGCGGCATGTTCGTGACCATGGTCGGCGGCATCTATGATCCGCGCACGGGTGTGGTGACGTTGTCCAACGCCGGGCACGAGCCGGCACTGCTGCTGACGCCGGAAGGCGATTTTCAGGCTTTCGAGGCCGAGGGCCCACCGCTCGGCATTCTCGCCGATCCGCCGACCAAGGACGGTTATCCGGAAACGGCGGTCGACCTGAAGGGCGGCAGCCTGTGGGTGTTCACCGACGGGGTGACGGAAGGCTATGTTGATGACGCCGGTACGGAACTGGGCGTCGACGGCGTGAAAAGGATTCTTTTGGAAACTCGGGGCCAGACGCTGCGGGCACGGCTGGATGCCGTGGTCGGGGTTATCCAGCCGGGCGACGGCGGCATGCGCGACGACGTCACCCTGTTGGGTGTCAGCGATACGGCGGCCGAGCGGCCGGCGGCCCTGGCCGCCGCCGAGCGGGTGGCCGGCGGGTCGGAATCGATCATGTCCATGCGCCTGCCGGCGCGGGCGGATCGGCTGCGGGTCATCCGCCAGGCCGTGCGCGCGGCCTTGGATTTCCTGACCTGTGAGGATGAAATGACCGAACAGGTCATCCTGGCCGTGGACGAAGCCTGCCAGAACGTGGTGCGCCATGCCTATGGCGGACGCGCCGACGGCGAGATCGCGATCGAACTCCGCCGAGAAGGTGATGATTTCGTGGTCGAACTGCAGGATTTCGCGGCCCCCGTCGATACGGACCAGGTCAAGGGGCGCGATCTCGATGATATCAAGCCAGGCGGGCTCGGCGTTCATTTGATCCGTGAGATCATGGACGACGTTCAGTTCGTGACGCCTCCCGCCGGGGTGGGTAATCTGTTACAACTGCGAAAGCGGCTTCAAACAAAAGCCGGCGCATCTTGA
- a CDS encoding STAS domain-containing protein: MKHEVKDVGESVVIAFEGDVDLQTSPKAREALLATVGQGKPVVVDLAKVGYIDSSGVASLVEALQTAKKGGQTLALAAVSEGALRVLKLARLDAVFAIHENVDDAV; this comes from the coding sequence ATGAAGCACGAAGTCAAAGACGTGGGCGAATCCGTCGTGATCGCCTTCGAAGGTGACGTCGATCTGCAAACGTCGCCGAAGGCGCGCGAAGCCCTGCTGGCCACCGTCGGCCAAGGCAAGCCCGTGGTCGTCGATCTTGCCAAGGTCGGCTATATCGATTCGTCGGGCGTGGCCTCGCTGGTGGAAGCCTTGCAGACCGCTAAGAAGGGCGGCCAGACCTTGGCCCTGGCGGCGGTCAGCGAAGGGGCGCTTCGGGTGCTCAAGCTGGCGCGCCTCGACGCCGTATTCGCCATCCATGAGAACGTCGACGACGCCGTATAG
- a CDS encoding ABC transporter permease, whose translation MMVVESFYWLIFGRREKQAVRLGAIAEQCMAIGIQAVPIIALLAATIGMMLAIQGIHTLRIFGAESRVTVGISFSVVREFAPLITGIVIAGRSGSALAARIGTMKINQEVDALYVMGINPVRFLVVPAMVAMVIMVPALTLFSDFVGLFFAGVYVNLDLGISLAAYMDQTIDLLSVDDLMHGLGKSVIFSVLIAVIGVVNGASVQGGAEGVGKATTRAVVQSISAIIVTDMLFAFVVTR comes from the coding sequence ATGATGGTGGTGGAAAGCTTCTATTGGTTGATCTTCGGGCGGCGCGAAAAACAGGCCGTGCGCCTGGGCGCCATCGCGGAGCAATGCATGGCCATCGGCATCCAGGCAGTGCCGATCATCGCCCTTCTTGCCGCGACCATCGGCATGATGCTGGCGATTCAAGGTATCCATACGCTGCGTATTTTCGGGGCGGAAAGCCGGGTCACCGTCGGCATTTCTTTTTCCGTGGTGCGTGAATTCGCGCCGCTGATCACCGGCATCGTCATCGCCGGGCGGTCGGGATCGGCGCTGGCCGCGCGCATCGGCACCATGAAGATCAATCAGGAAGTCGATGCCCTTTATGTCATGGGCATCAATCCGGTGCGCTTCCTGGTCGTGCCGGCCATGGTGGCCATGGTGATCATGGTTCCGGCGCTGACGCTGTTTTCCGATTTCGTCGGCCTGTTCTTCGCCGGGGTCTACGTCAATCTGGACCTTGGTATCTCGCTTGCCGCCTATATGGATCAGACCATCGACCTGCTCAGCGTCGATGACCTGATGCACGGGCTCGGCAAAAGCGTCATCTTCTCGGTGCTTATCGCCGTGATCGGCGTGGTCAACGGGGCTTCGGTCCAGGGCGGGGCCGAAGGCGTGGGCAAGGCGACGACGCGCGCCGTGGTGCAATCCATTTCGGCGATTATCGTGACGGACATGCTGTTCGCTTTCGTGGTTACGCGATAA
- a CDS encoding ATP-binding cassette domain-containing protein, translating into MTDSTASTPRNVIEVRDLVTHYGDRMILKGISMDVHADEVMVIMGGSGSGKSTLLRHLMALEHHTSGTMRILGEDIDKLSGVELVELRQKLGVAFQGGALFSSMTVGENVMLPLFEHTGLDRKTMEIMARMKLEVVSLGGFENLMPSELSGGMIKRAAFARAIVMDPKILFCDEPSAGLDPVVASALDDLILLLRDALGMTVVVVTHELESAFKIADRITILDRGEILFIGTPDELRADPSQRIQNLLNRVAEDDTMDADAYLNRLTGEQPAYRPL; encoded by the coding sequence ATGACCGACAGCACCGCATCGACGCCCCGCAACGTGATCGAGGTTCGCGATCTGGTCACCCATTACGGCGACCGCATGATCCTCAAGGGCATTTCGATGGACGTCCATGCCGATGAGGTGATGGTTATCATGGGCGGGTCCGGGTCCGGGAAAAGCACACTTTTGCGCCATCTGATGGCGTTGGAACACCATACCTCCGGAACCATGCGCATCCTGGGCGAAGACATCGACAAGCTGTCGGGGGTCGAATTGGTCGAACTGCGCCAGAAGCTTGGCGTGGCGTTTCAGGGCGGGGCCCTGTTCTCGTCCATGACCGTGGGCGAAAACGTCATGTTGCCGCTGTTCGAACATACGGGCCTTGACCGAAAGACCATGGAAATCATGGCCCGCATGAAATTGGAAGTGGTCAGCCTGGGCGGGTTCGAAAACCTGATGCCGTCGGAACTGTCCGGCGGCATGATCAAGCGCGCGGCCTTTGCCCGCGCCATCGTCATGGACCCCAAAATCCTGTTCTGCGACGAACCGTCGGCGGGGCTGGATCCGGTCGTCGCCTCGGCGCTGGACGATCTGATCCTGCTGCTGCGCGACGCCCTGGGTATGACCGTGGTCGTGGTTACCCATGAACTGGAAAGCGCGTTCAAGATCGCTGATCGCATCACCATTCTGGATCGCGGCGAAATTCTGTTCATCGGCACGCCGGACGAGCTGCGTGCCGACCCGTCGCAACGCATCCAGAACCTGTTGAACCGGGTGGCCGAGGACGACACCATGGACGCGGATGCCTACCTGAATCGACTGACGGGCGAACAGCCCGCCTACCGACCCCTTTGA
- a CDS encoding MCE family protein, with product MRSNKINYLLVGTFVLAMIAGLIVALSVLTGRTGATDAYHAYYSNVTGVKFGTQVVYEGYPIGQVETVTPEPSKGGMRFRVDFEINEGWKIPKDSKVAIAAPGLLAAVTLSISAGASPDALAPGSEVAAVEGGDLFAVVSGVAEKLGGLSDNSIEPLLASVQRAVNNANKLLDNHGEALAGDLKEMINEASQLVADVSRRVPVVIDNMELIASDVKSFSGELKAAATPANRKLIEETIANLNGATKDARAAMANGDKLMTTLTDMVGKNDGDLRRTIKDARYVVESVARRIDAINENLEGMSRNMLEFSRQIRQSPGLLLNSKPVTDEAQAK from the coding sequence GTGAGAAGCAACAAGATAAACTATCTGCTGGTCGGCACCTTCGTTCTGGCCATGATCGCCGGGTTGATCGTCGCATTGTCCGTGCTGACGGGCCGCACGGGGGCGACGGACGCCTACCACGCTTATTATTCGAACGTCACCGGCGTGAAATTCGGAACCCAGGTCGTTTACGAAGGCTACCCCATCGGTCAGGTCGAGACGGTGACACCGGAGCCGTCCAAGGGCGGCATGCGATTCCGTGTCGATTTCGAGATCAACGAAGGCTGGAAAATCCCCAAGGACAGCAAGGTGGCGATTGCGGCACCTGGCCTGCTCGCGGCGGTGACGCTGAGCATTTCCGCCGGTGCCAGCCCCGATGCCTTGGCGCCGGGATCGGAAGTCGCGGCGGTTGAAGGCGGCGATCTGTTCGCCGTCGTGTCGGGTGTCGCGGAAAAGCTGGGCGGGCTCAGCGACAACAGCATCGAGCCCCTTCTGGCCAGCGTTCAACGGGCGGTGAACAACGCCAACAAGCTTCTGGACAATCACGGCGAGGCCCTGGCCGGCGACCTCAAGGAAATGATCAACGAGGCATCGCAGTTGGTCGCCGACGTCAGCCGCCGCGTTCCCGTGGTCATCGACAACATGGAACTGATCGCGTCGGACGTGAAGTCGTTCAGCGGCGAGCTGAAGGCCGCCGCCACCCCGGCGAACCGCAAGCTGATCGAGGAGACGATCGCCAATCTGAACGGTGCGACCAAGGACGCCCGTGCCGCCATGGCCAACGGCGACAAGCTGATGACGACCCTGACCGACATGGTCGGCAAGAACGACGGTGACCTGCGGCGTACCATCAAGGACGCCCGCTATGTGGTCGAAAGCGTCGCCCGTCGCATTGACGCCATCAACGAAAACCTGGAAGGCATGTCGCGCAATATGTTGGAATTCTCACGCCAGATCAGACAAAGCCCCGGTCTGCTGCTGAACAGCAAGCCGGTCACCGATGAGGCACAGGCGAAATGA
- a CDS encoding membrane integrity-associated transporter subunit PqiC yields MAMIRRLSALALVAVLTACGGNATVPENHFYRLEVTPPEAPGKRLMAGVLEVDRLLAAGELTQRSIVYRRADNPHQLQAYHYHFWNEAPGVLLQAELVSYLRAAGIAGTVVTPEMRARPDFAVTGRVEKLERVIDGSNAGVIEMNLVLRRVNDGTVLVAKTYTREFTPKDDGLTALVKGFSAAAREIFKAFVNDIAAQI; encoded by the coding sequence ATGGCCATGATCCGACGATTATCCGCGCTGGCATTGGTTGCCGTCCTGACGGCTTGCGGCGGCAACGCCACGGTGCCGGAAAACCATTTCTACCGGCTTGAGGTCACGCCGCCGGAAGCACCGGGCAAGCGATTGATGGCGGGCGTGCTTGAGGTTGACCGTCTGCTTGCCGCCGGCGAATTGACGCAGCGTTCCATCGTCTATCGCCGCGCCGACAACCCGCATCAGCTTCAGGCCTATCACTATCATTTCTGGAACGAAGCGCCGGGGGTTTTGCTGCAGGCCGAACTGGTCAGCTACCTGCGCGCCGCCGGCATCGCCGGCACGGTAGTGACGCCGGAAATGCGGGCTCGGCCCGACTTCGCGGTCACCGGCCGGGTGGAGAAGCTGGAGAGGGTGATCGACGGATCGAACGCCGGCGTCATCGAGATGAACCTTGTGTTGCGCCGGGTCAACGACGGCACGGTGCTGGTCGCCAAGACCTATACCCGTGAATTCACACCCAAGGACGATGGCTTGACGGCCCTGGTCAAGGGATTCAGCGCGGCCGCCCGCGAGATCTTCAAGGCCTTCGTTAACGACATTGCCGCGCAAATCTGA
- a CDS encoding class I SAM-dependent RNA methyltransferase: MTITALAAQGDGVADTADGRRLFIPFTVPGDEIDVEIGPPRGDGFEARVRSFVTKAPRGEAFCRHFEICGGCAVQHLTDAHYIEWKSGILIQALSRRGLMLDVLDLASVPRDARRRVTFQAERTDKGVVIGFAERRGHRIVDIDACPLLLPDINALLPLLRDLVVAMLQTGERARLAVARTEGPEGGALDLVVERDREPDLAAREALADFARRSNAARISWRDGAGIVEPIAHITPVAAEFGPAVVELPPGGFMQPTTAGEEILRNAILAGAEGATRIAELYAGAGTFTFGLAKMCRVHAVDGDAALMRALSTGAGRSGLGGRVTTETRDLAARPLLPGELKDIDTVILDPPRAGALRQVEQIVLAPGVRRVIMVSCNPQTFARDVRVLVDGGFDPGPVLPVDQFPYSHHLECVAVLTRGG; this comes from the coding sequence GTGACCATCACCGCCCTGGCGGCACAGGGCGACGGCGTGGCGGACACCGCCGACGGACGCCGCCTGTTCATTCCTTTCACCGTTCCGGGTGACGAGATCGACGTTGAGATCGGTCCGCCTCGGGGCGATGGATTCGAGGCCCGCGTGCGGTCCTTCGTCACCAAGGCGCCCCGGGGGGAGGCATTCTGCCGCCATTTCGAAATCTGCGGCGGCTGCGCGGTGCAACACCTGACGGATGCGCATTACATTGAATGGAAAAGCGGCATCCTGATTCAGGCCTTGTCCCGGCGGGGCCTGATGCTCGATGTCCTGGACCTTGCATCCGTGCCCAGGGATGCCCGCCGCCGTGTCACGTTCCAGGCGGAACGCACGGACAAGGGCGTGGTTATCGGTTTCGCCGAACGGCGGGGGCACCGGATCGTCGATATCGACGCCTGTCCTCTGCTATTGCCGGACATCAACGCGCTGCTGCCCCTGCTGCGCGATCTGGTGGTGGCGATGCTGCAAACGGGGGAACGGGCGCGTCTGGCCGTCGCCCGTACGGAAGGCCCCGAGGGTGGGGCGCTTGATCTGGTGGTCGAACGCGATCGCGAACCCGATCTGGCGGCGCGCGAGGCCCTGGCCGATTTCGCGCGCCGGTCGAACGCGGCACGTATTTCCTGGCGCGACGGGGCGGGGATCGTCGAGCCGATCGCGCATATCACGCCAGTCGCCGCCGAATTCGGTCCCGCCGTGGTGGAACTGCCGCCGGGCGGCTTCATGCAGCCGACGACGGCCGGCGAGGAAATCCTGCGCAATGCGATTCTGGCTGGCGCCGAAGGGGCCACGCGCATCGCCGAGCTTTATGCCGGCGCCGGCACGTTCACCTTCGGTCTGGCCAAGATGTGCCGGGTTCATGCGGTCGATGGTGATGCCGCGCTGATGCGTGCGCTCAGCACCGGCGCGGGCCGGTCCGGCCTGGGCGGGCGGGTGACCACGGAAACGCGGGACCTGGCGGCGCGGCCGCTGCTACCCGGTGAATTGAAGGATATCGATACGGTGATCCTGGACCCGCCCCGGGCGGGGGCGTTGCGCCAAGTCGAACAGATCGTCCTGGCGCCGGGCGTGCGCCGCGTGATCATGGTGTCCTGCAACCCACAGACCTTCGCGCGGGATGTCCGGGTGCTGGTTGACGGCGGGTTCGATCCGGGGCCGGTTCTGCCCGTGGATCAATTCCCCTATTCTCACCACCTGGAATGCGTGGCGGTGCTGACGCGCGGCGGCTGA
- a CDS encoding DUF2312 domain-containing protein produces the protein MSESEIGGAASERLKALIDRIERLEEEKKALAEDIKEVYSEAKSAGFDVKVMRQLIRLRKMDESDRNEMEEVLTIYMRAVGM, from the coding sequence ATGAGCGAAAGCGAAATCGGCGGCGCCGCCAGCGAGCGCCTGAAAGCCCTTATCGACCGGATCGAACGTCTGGAAGAGGAAAAGAAAGCCCTCGCGGAAGACATCAAGGAAGTCTATTCCGAAGCCAAGTCCGCCGGGTTCGACGTCAAGGTGATGCGTCAGCTCATCCGCCTGCGTAAAATGGATGAAAGCGACCGCAACGAAATGGAAGAAGTCCTGACCATCTACATGCGCGCCGTCGGCATGTAG
- a CDS encoding response regulator: protein MAVYKFDRVSVMVCEDNAFVRRTLEDVLRQFGFERITLLKNGQEAIESLKLLKQAKNPGPDLIIADLVMAPINGLLLCRWCRSAKETPNRMVPFIMLSGAADQDYVGSARDLGATEFLAKPFSGETIYKKLLEVIDFPRQFVMTQNYFGPDRRRKKDPPPDDNERREKTEEDCTVVYSAEKMTKPKSDSDVFLFKPTNYLREKCAGGKINPMERGEMPTALIEEAEKKLERATLDFTKWAQDYLGRLSDLCTQALLEPGRRTQQFVEINQVALELRGQGGTFGYPLISVFGKMLFDSTRDGCREDDAQVEIVKAHVDAMRAVLREKIAGDGGEIGKQLIAALREGIEKQEKARKAAIEEMKQQAGG from the coding sequence GTGGCGGTTTATAAATTCGACCGCGTATCCGTAATGGTGTGTGAGGATAATGCTTTTGTCCGGCGCACCCTGGAGGATGTGCTGCGGCAATTCGGATTCGAGCGCATCACGCTCCTTAAAAACGGTCAGGAAGCCATCGAAAGCCTGAAGTTGCTGAAGCAGGCGAAGAATCCTGGCCCGGACCTGATCATCGCCGATCTGGTGATGGCGCCGATCAATGGGTTGCTGTTGTGCCGCTGGTGCCGGTCGGCCAAGGAAACGCCGAACCGCATGGTGCCCTTCATCATGCTGTCGGGGGCGGCCGACCAGGATTATGTGGGGTCGGCCCGCGATCTGGGGGCAACGGAATTCCTCGCCAAGCCGTTTTCCGGCGAAACCATCTACAAGAAACTGCTGGAGGTCATCGACTTCCCGCGCCAATTCGTGATGACCCAGAACTATTTCGGGCCAGACCGCCGGCGCAAGAAGGACCCGCCGCCGGACGATAATGAACGGCGTGAAAAGACGGAAGAGGATTGCACGGTCGTCTATTCGGCGGAAAAAATGACCAAACCGAAGTCCGACAGCGACGTCTTCCTGTTCAAGCCGACCAATTACCTGCGGGAGAAATGCGCCGGCGGTAAGATCAACCCGATGGAGCGCGGTGAGATGCCGACGGCGCTCATCGAAGAGGCGGAAAAGAAGCTGGAGCGCGCGACCCTCGACTTTACCAAATGGGCGCAGGATTACCTGGGCCGCCTGTCGGACCTGTGTACTCAGGCATTGCTGGAACCGGGCCGACGCACCCAGCAGTTCGTGGAAATCAACCAGGTCGCGCTGGAACTGCGCGGACAGGGCGGAACCTTCGGTTATCCGCTGATTTCGGTGTTCGGCAAAATGCTGTTTGATTCGACCCGTGACGGTTGCCGGGAGGACGACGCCCAGGTGGAAATCGTCAAGGCCCATGTCGACGCCATGCGGGCGGTGCTGCGTGAAAAGATCGCGGGCGATGGCGGTGAGATCGGCAAGCAGTTGATCGCGGCGCTGCGCGAAGGCATCGAAAAGCAGGAAAAGGCCCGCAAGGCGGCCATCGAGGAAATGAAGCAGCAGGCCGGCGGCTGA
- a CDS encoding NUDIX hydrolase, translated as MLTPRPVEQSCVVPYRTIGTRIEFALITSRNTGRWIVPKGTVEPNMTAAASAAKEALEEAGLLGKTGDQPLGEYFYSKFGRIYRVEIFPFFVTEQLDNWDEKHFRKREWVGAEDALSRITETAVQDAIRHLTETSPRADNPQ; from the coding sequence ATGCTGACGCCCCGCCCCGTCGAACAATCCTGCGTCGTCCCCTATCGGACGATTGGAACCAGGATCGAATTCGCTCTCATCACATCGCGCAACACGGGACGCTGGATCGTACCCAAGGGCACGGTTGAGCCGAACATGACCGCTGCCGCCTCGGCGGCCAAGGAAGCGCTTGAGGAAGCGGGACTTTTGGGGAAAACGGGCGACCAGCCCCTGGGGGAATATTTCTATTCCAAGTTCGGGCGGATCTATCGGGTGGAGATCTTTCCCTTCTTCGTCACCGAGCAGCTTGATAACTGGGACGAGAAGCACTTCCGCAAGCGCGAATGGGTCGGCGCGGAGGACGCCCTGTCCCGGATTACGGAAACAGCGGTACAGGACGCCATCCGCCATTTGACGGAAACAAGCCCTCGGGCCGACAATCCACAGTAA